A single window of Macaca mulatta isolate MMU2019108-1 chromosome 17, T2T-MMU8v2.0, whole genome shotgun sequence DNA harbors:
- the RCBTB1 gene encoding RCC1 and BTB domain-containing protein 1 isoform X1, with the protein MVDVGKWPIFTLLSPQEIASIRKACVFGTSASEALYVTDDDEVFVFGLNYSNCLGTGDNQSTLVPKKLEGLSGKKIKSLSYGSGPHVLLSTEDGVVYAWGHNGYSQLGNGTTNQGIAPIQVCTNLLIKQVVEVACGSHHSMALAADGEVFAWGYNNCGQVGSGSTANQPTPRKVTNCLHIKRVVGIACGQTSSMAVLDNGEVYGWGYNGNGQLGLGNNGNQLTPVRVAALHSVCVNQIVCGYAHTLALTDEGLLYAWGANTYGQLGTGNKNNLLSPAHIMVEKERVVEIAACHSAHTSAAKTQGGHVYMWGQCRGQSVILPHLTHFSCTDDVFACFATPAVSWRLLSVEHEDFLTVAESLKKEFDSPETADLKFRIDGKYIHVHKAVLKIRCEHFRSMFQSYWNEDMKEVIEIDQFSYPVYRAFLQYLYTDTVDLPPEDAIGLLDLATSYCENRLKKLCQHIIKRGITVENAFSLFSAAVRYDAEDLEEFCFKFCINHLTEVTQTAAFWQMDGPLLKEFIAKASKCGAFKN; encoded by the exons ATGGTGGATGTCGGAAAGTGGCCCATCTTCACTCTGCTGTCCCCTCAGGAGATCGCGTCTATTCGGAAGGCATGTGTCTTCGGCACCTCAGCCAGTGAAGCACTGTACGTTACTGACGATGATGAG GTCTTTGTATTTGGACTGAACTATAGTAACTGTCTAGGAACTGGAGATAACCAGAGTACACTTGTACCCAAAAAGCTAGAAGGcttatctggaaagaagattaaaAGCCTCAGTTACGGCAGTGGACCACATGTTCTTCTCAGCACCGAAG ATGGAGTGGTTTATGCATGGGGCCACAATGGATATAGCCAGCTTGGGAACGGGACGACCAACCAAGGCATTGCTCCCATCCAGGTCTGTACCAATCTCTTGATCAAGCAAGTGGTGGAAGTGGCTTGTGGCTCACATCATTCAATGGCTCTGGCAGCTGATGGAGAA GTATTTGCTTGGGGTTATAACAACTGTGGCCAAGTGGGATCAGGTTCTACGGCAAATCAACCAACTCCTCGAAAAGTTACAAACTGTTTACATATTAAGAGGGTAGTTGGCATTGCCTGTGGTCAGACTTCATCCATGGCTGTTCTGGACAATGGTGAG GTATATGGCTGGGGTTACAATGGCAACGGTCAGCTGGGCTTGGGAAACAATGGGAACCAGCTGACCCCTGTGAGGGTGGCAGCTTTGCACAGCGTGTGTGTGAACCAG ATTGTCTGCGGCTACGCACATACTCTAGCACTAACAGATGAGGGCTTGCTCTATGCCTGGGGAGCTAACACATATGGGCAGCTGGGAACTGGCAATAAAAATAACCTGCTAAGCCCAGCACACATCATGGTGGAGAAAGAAAG GGTGGTAGAGATTGCAGCCTGTCACTCTGCCCACACATCTGCAGCCAAGACTCAGGGTGGGCACGTGTACATGTGGGGCCAGTGCCGGGGTCAGTCCGTGATCCTCCCGCACCTCACCCACTTCTCCTGCACCGACGACGTGTTTGCCTGCTTTGCCACTCCCGCCGTCTCGTGGCGCCTCCTGTCTGTGG AGCATGAAGACTTTTTAACAGTTGCAGAGTCACTGAAGAAAGAATTTGATAGTCCAGAAACTGCCGATCTGAAGTTTCGAATTGATGGAAAATATATTCATGTCCATAAAGCTGTTTTGAAAATCAG gTGTGAGCATTTTCGATCCATGTTCCAGTCGTATTGGAATGAAGACATGAAGGAAGTGATAGAAATCGATCAGTTTTCCTACCCAGTGTATCGTGCCTTTCTCCAGTACCTCTACACAGACACAGTGGACCTGCCGCCTGAAGACGCTATAG GTCTTCTGGATTTGGCGACATCTTACTGTGAAAACAGACTGAAAAAACTTTGTCAGCACATTATCAAGAGAGGAATTACTGTGGAGAATGCCTTTTCGCTATTCTCTGCTGCAGTCAGATATGATGCAGAG